Proteins from a genomic interval of Drosophila melanogaster chromosome 2R:
- the CG4853 gene encoding uncharacterized protein, isoform A, producing the protein MDEDILNAVESLFGKDVKIVDCETSSSLQQEEVLLVNGVPVKLDGLPADDASAIKAALLEGQMPSVEHLNQLLFRAGLAQQPIEVETSLTVKSSLTTTEEVLVSRNGQILDERTVETKENFNHQSHQKEIWHPVKQQSALARATPENALKYRTTSNSTFASQATDSDERPVDPLGRQLNQTFSNASLMSSSSAITGSDQVIGSVSSTTIGDKSSNISSCDSGHDGLFHSVSMSAPWSHPRDTLTDSLYCDIPSSADESDAVSILNTHLKITEPFDCQTAPVYAKDIPKKGNLDSVVNLLINNNTKDLRFAFLTTSRLFSPPHQLLSKIIAKIDNEEENVLRLLNEWLDTCPGDFSHELLLQELENKRNVKGLAAFLDGIPQALAQKDENGRSQLNNLLTKQSSASSLGRQSSIKSLKRFAANVYKTDNVLNNCSSAFELAHQLYAIEYAYLSQIRLEEFVEILEKDELKTCISQTKAGTLGSNCISQVTIDSYVQWFNQLSYLTATEILKLGKKSQRAQMIDFWVETALECFNTGNFNSLMAILTALNLTAIARLKKTWAKVQTTKFEGLEHQMDPSSNFLNYRSTMKAAVWRSEREMANEIERAIIPFFSLFLKDLHAINESHETKLANGYINFEKCLHLGTQLRNFGKWQRLDCPYEQLPSVVSYLLKAEVLSEDLLMKASYESEPPETGEEKDHYKTLKAARKSNT; encoded by the exons ATGGACGAAGATATCCTAAACGCTGTGGAGTCCCTGTTCGGCAAGGATGTCAAGATCGTGGACTGCGAAACCTCATCCTCGCTGCAGCAGGAGGAGGTGTTGCTGGTCAACGGAGTGCCGGTGAAGCTGGATGGGCTGCCGGCGGATGATGCCAGTGCCATAAAGGCAGCTTTGCTGGAGGGGCAGATGCCATCGGTTGAGCACCTGAATCAATTGCTCTTCCGCGCCGGATTGGCCCAACAGCCCATCGAGGTAGAGACCTCGTTGACCGTCAAGTCCTCTCTGACCACCACGGAGGAGGTGCTGGTCTCGCGCAACGGACAAATCCTAGACGAACGCACCGTGGAGACCAAGGAAAACTTTAACCATCAGTCGCACCAGAAAGAGATCTGGCATCCTGTCAAGCAGCAGTCGGCCTTGGCGCGTGCCACTCCCGAGAATGCCCTCAAATACCGAACCACTTCGAATTCCACGTTCGCATCGCAGGCCACAGACTCGGACGAGCGTCCAGTTGATCCTTTGGGCCGGCAGCTGAACCAAACCTTCTCGAATGCTTCCCTTATGTCCAGCAGCTCTGCTATTACTGGATCCGATCAGGTCATCGGATCTGTATCATCCACCACTATTGGGGACAAAAGCTCGAATATAAGCAGCTGCGACTCCGGGCACGATGGCCTCTTCCACAGCGTGTCGATGAGTGCACCCTGGTCACATCCACGTGACACCTTAACCGACTCTTTGTACTGCGACATTCCCAGCTCCGCAGATGAGTCGGATGCGGTTTCTATCCTA AACACCCACTTGAAGATCACAGAGCCATTCGATTGCCAAACAGCGCCAGTTTACGCCAAAGACATACCCAAGAAGGGCAACCTGGATTCGGTGGTCAACCTGCTTatcaataataatactaaGGATTTGCGGTTTGCCTTTCTGACCACTTCCCGCTTGTTTTCACCACCACACCAGCTGCTTTCCAAAATCATTGCCAAGATTGATAATGAGGAGGAAAACGTGTTACGACTTTTGAACGAATGGCTAGACACCTGTCCCGGGGACTTTAGCCATGAACTGCTATTGCAGGAGCTGGAAAATAAGCGTAATGTAAAAGGATTGGCAGCTTTTTTGGATGGAATTCCCCAAGCTTTGGCGCAAAAGGACGAAAATGGACGAAGTCAACTAAATAACCTGCTTACCAAGCAATCGTCGGCCAGCTCGTTGGGACGTCAGAGCAGTATTAAGTCGCTGAAACGCTTTGCCGCCAATGTCTACAAAACAGACAATGTGCTAAACAACTGCAGCAGTGCCTTCGAGTTGGCTCACCAACTTTATGCCATCGAGTACGCCTATCTGTCACAAATACGTCTTGAGGAGTTTGTGGAAATCCTCGAAAAGGATGAGCTGAAGACCTGCATAAGCCAAACCAAGGCGGGCACCTTGGGTTCGAATTGCATCAGCCAGGTGACAATCGACAGTTACGTGCAGTGGTTCAACCAGCTAAGCTACTTGACTGCAACGGAAATATTAAAG TTGGGCAAAAAGTCCCAGAGAGCACAAATGATCGACTTCTGGGTGGAAACAGCTCTGGAATGCTTTAACACAGGCAACTTCAACAGCTTGATGGCCATTCTAACAGCATTGAATCTTACTGCCATAGCTCGCCTAAAGAAAACG TGGGCCAAAGTGCAGACGACAAAGTTCGAGGGTTTGGAGCATCAAATGGATCCCAGTTCGAACTTTCTTAACTACAGATCCACCATGAAGGCAGCTGTTTGGCGTTCGGAAAGGGAAATGGCCAACGAAATTGAGCGTGCCATCATCCCATTCTTCTCGCTGTTCCTCAAAGATTTGCATGCCATTAACGAGAGCCATGAAACAAA ATTGGCCAACGGATACATAAACTTTGAGAAGTGCCTTCATTTGGGCACCCAGCTGCGGAATTTTGGCAAATGGCAGCGATTGGACTGTCCATACGAGCAGTTGCCTAGTGTGGTGTCCTACCTGTTGAAGGCGGAGGTGCTGAGCGAGGATCTTTTGATGAAGGCCTCCTACGAAAGCGAGCCACCCGAGACCGGCGAGGAGAAGGATCACTACAAGACGTTGAAAGCTGCAAGGAAATCGAACACATAA
- the CtsK2 gene encoding cathepsin K2, isoform D has product MQSNIISASPFHPSTTKPVGTNSFVFWQISMKLLLVLPLLVAVVSGQGFGGGGFGGGFGGGLGGGFGGGLGGLGNNRVGGALQNVAGAVQNAVGNIAKAVPKVPLLSNVQDFGDFLSQSGKTYLSAADRALHEGAFASTKNLVEAGNAAFAQGVHTFKQAVNAFADLTHSEFLSQLTGLKRSPEAKARAAASLKLVNLPAKPIPDAFDWREHGGVTPVKFQGTCGSCWAFATTGAIEGHTFRKTGSLPNLSEQNLVDCGPVEDFGLNGCDGGFQEAAFCFIDEVQKGVSQEGAYPYIDNKGTCKYDGSKSGATLQGFAAIPPKDEEQLKKVVATLGPVACSVNGLETLKNYAGGIYNDDECNKGEPNHSILVVGYGSEKGQDYWIVKNSWDDTWGEKGYFRLPRGKNYCFIAEECSYPVV; this is encoded by the exons ATGCAATCAAATATAATTAGTGCATCGCCGTTTCACCCTTCGACTACAAAACCAGTCGGAACTAATAGTTTCGTCTTTTGGCAGATCAGTATGAAGCTTCTGTTGGTTCTTCCACTTCTGGTGGCTGTGGTCTCTGGCCAGGGATTCGGAGGCGGTGGATTTGGAGGCGGATTTGGAGGTGGACTCGGAGGCGGATTTGGAGGTGGACTCGGAGGCTTGGGCAACAATCGAGTGGGTGGAGCTTTACAAAATGTGGCCGGCGCCGTTCAGAATGCCGTGGGCAACATTGCCAAGGCTGTGCCCAAGGTGCCGCTGCTCTCAAACGTCCAGGACTTTGGTGACTTCTTG AGCCAATCTGGAAAGACCTATCTCTCCGCCGCTGATCGCGCTCTTCATGAAGGTGCCTTCGCTTCCACCAAGAACCTGGTGGAAGCCGGAAACGCAGCCTTTGCCCAAGGAGTGCACACCTTCAAGCAGGCCGTGAACGCCTTCGCCGATCTGACCCACTCTGAGTTCCTTAGTCAATTGACCGGTCTGAAGAGAAGTCCGGAGGCTAA GGCTCGAGCTGCTGCCAGTTTGAAGTTGGTCAACCTGCCTGCGAAGCCCATCCCGGATGCCTTCGATTGGCGCGAGCATGGCGGTGTCACACCAGTCAAATTCCAGGGTACCTGTGGCTCCTGTTGGGCCTTTGCCACCACTGGTGCCATTGAGGGACACACCTTCCGCAAGACCGGCAGCCTGCCCAATCTCTCTGAGCAGAATCTGGTCGACTGTGGTCCGGTGGAGGACTTTGGCCTGAATGGCTGCGATGGTGGCTTCCAGGAGGCCGCATTCTGTTTCATCGATGAGGTGCAAAAGGGTGTGTCCCAGGAGGGGGCCTATCCCTACATTGACAACAAGGGCACGTGCAAGTACGATGGCAGCAAGTCCGGAGCCACCCTCCAGGGATTCGCCGCTATTCCGCCCAAGGACGAGGAGCAGCTGAAGAAGGTGGTGGCCACTCTGGGACCAGTTGCCTGTTCGGTGAATGGTTTGGAGACTCTTAAGAACTACGCCGGTGGCATCTATAACGACGATGAGTGCAACAAGGGCGAGCCGAACCACTCCATTCTGGTCGTCGGTTACGGATCGGAGAAAGGACAGGATTACTGGATCGTCAAGAACTCCTGGGACGACACCTGGGGCGAAAAGGGCTACTTCCGCCTGCCTCGCGGCAAAAACTACTGCTTCATTGCTGAGGAGTGCTCCTATCCCGTGGTTTAA
- the CG34193 gene encoding uncharacterized protein, isoform A, with amino-acid sequence MKVLLALTFLATLALSVALPQVGHGSVNGPSGRFPMTKNWAQPPVDLRKPIIFLPEATPIHEAQESRPRLAKHRKSG; translated from the exons ATGAAAGTACTCCTGGCTTTAACTTTCCTGGCCACTTTGGCTCTTTCAGTGGCCCTTCCCCAGGTGGGACATGGATCTGTAAATGGACCCAGTGGG CGCTTCCCTATGACGAAGAATTGGGCGCAACCTCCGGTTGATTTGCGAAAACCCATTATCTTTCTGCCAGAGGCCACGCCCATTCACGAAGCCCAGGAGTCGCGCCCCCGACTAGCCAAACATCGCAAGAGTGGATAG
- the CtsK2 gene encoding cathepsin K2, isoform E yields MKLLLVLPLLVAVVSGQGFGGGGFGGGFGGGLGGGFGGGLGGLGNNRVGGALQNVAGAVQNAVGNIAKAVPKVPLLSNVQDFGDFLSQSGKTYLSAADRALHEGAFASTKNLVEAGNAAFAQGVHTFKQAVNAFADLTHSEFLSQLTGLKRSPEAKARAAASLKLVNLPAKPIPDAFDWREHGGVTPVKFQGTCGSCWAFATTGAIEGHTFRKTGSLPNLSEQNLVDCGPVEDFGLNGCDGGFQEAAFCFIDEVQKGVSQEGAYPYIDNKGTCKYDGSKSGATLQGFAAIPPKDEEQLKKVVATLGPVACSVNGLETLKNYAGGIYNDDECNKGEPNHSILVVGYGSEKGQDYWIVKNSWDDTWGEKGYFRLPRGKNYCFIAEECSYPVV; encoded by the exons ATGAAGCTTCTGTTGGTTCTTCCACTTCTGGTGGCTGTGGTCTCTGGCCAGGGATTCGGAGGCGGTGGATTTGGAGGCGGATTTGGAGGTGGACTCGGAGGCGGATTTGGAGGTGGACTCGGAGGCTTGGGCAACAATCGAGTGGGTGGAGCTTTACAAAATGTGGCCGGCGCCGTTCAGAATGCCGTGGGCAACATTGCCAAGGCTGTGCCCAAGGTGCCGCTGCTCTCAAACGTCCAGGACTTTGGTGACTTCTTG AGCCAATCTGGAAAGACCTATCTCTCCGCCGCTGATCGCGCTCTTCATGAAGGTGCCTTCGCTTCCACCAAGAACCTGGTGGAAGCCGGAAACGCAGCCTTTGCCCAAGGAGTGCACACCTTCAAGCAGGCCGTGAACGCCTTCGCCGATCTGACCCACTCTGAGTTCCTTAGTCAATTGACCGGTCTGAAGAGAAGTCCGGAGGCTAA GGCTCGAGCTGCTGCCAGTTTGAAGTTGGTCAACCTGCCTGCGAAGCCCATCCCGGATGCCTTCGATTGGCGCGAGCATGGCGGTGTCACACCAGTCAAATTCCAGGGTACCTGTGGCTCCTGTTGGGCCTTTGCCACCACTGGTGCCATTGAGGGACACACCTTCCGCAAGACCGGCAGCCTGCCCAATCTCTCTGAGCAGAATCTGGTCGACTGTGGTCCGGTGGAGGACTTTGGCCTGAATGGCTGCGATGGTGGCTTCCAGGAGGCCGCATTCTGTTTCATCGATGAGGTGCAAAAGGGTGTGTCCCAGGAGGGGGCCTATCCCTACATTGACAACAAGGGCACGTGCAAGTACGATGGCAGCAAGTCCGGAGCCACCCTCCAGGGATTCGCCGCTATTCCGCCCAAGGACGAGGAGCAGCTGAAGAAGGTGGTGGCCACTCTGGGACCAGTTGCCTGTTCGGTGAATGGTTTGGAGACTCTTAAGAACTACGCCGGTGGCATCTATAACGACGATGAGTGCAACAAGGGCGAGCCGAACCACTCCATTCTGGTCGTCGGTTACGGATCGGAGAAAGGACAGGATTACTGGATCGTCAAGAACTCCTGGGACGACACCTGGGGCGAAAAGGGCTACTTCCGCCTGCCTCGCGGCAAAAACTACTGCTTCATTGCTGAGGAGTGCTCCTATCCCGTGGTTTAA
- the CG4853 gene encoding uncharacterized protein, isoform C, with amino-acid sequence MDEDILNAVESLFGKDVKIVDCETSSSLQQEEVLLVNGVPVKLDGLPADDASAIKAALLEGQMPSVEHLNQLLFRAGLAQQPIEVETSLTVKSSLTTTEEVLVSRNGQILDERTVETKENFNHQSHQKEIWHPVKQQSALARATPENALKYRTTSNSTFASQATDSDERPVDPLGRQLNQTFSNASLMSSSSAITGSDQVIGSVSSTTIGDKSSNISSCDSGHDGLFHSVSMSAPWSHPRDTLTDSLYCDIPSSADESDAVSILITEPFDCQTAPVYAKDIPKKGNLDSVVNLLINNNTKDLRFAFLTTSRLFSPPHQLLSKIIAKIDNEEENVLRLLNEWLDTCPGDFSHELLLQELENKRNVKGLAAFLDGIPQALAQKDENGRSQLNNLLTKQSSASSLGRQSSIKSLKRFAANVYKTDNVLNNCSSAFELAHQLYAIEYAYLSQIRLEEFVEILEKDELKTCISQTKAGTLGSNCISQVTIDSYVQWFNQLSYLTATEILKLGKKSQRAQMIDFWVETALECFNTGNFNSLMAILTALNLTAIARLKKTWAKVQTTKFEGLEHQMDPSSNFLNYRSTMKAAVWRSEREMANEIERAIIPFFSLFLKDLHAINESHETKLANGYINFEKCLHLGTQLRNFGKWQRLDCPYEQLPSVVSYLLKAEVLSEDLLMKASYESEPPETGEEKDHYKTLKAARKSNT; translated from the exons ATGGACGAAGATATCCTAAACGCTGTGGAGTCCCTGTTCGGCAAGGATGTCAAGATCGTGGACTGCGAAACCTCATCCTCGCTGCAGCAGGAGGAGGTGTTGCTGGTCAACGGAGTGCCGGTGAAGCTGGATGGGCTGCCGGCGGATGATGCCAGTGCCATAAAGGCAGCTTTGCTGGAGGGGCAGATGCCATCGGTTGAGCACCTGAATCAATTGCTCTTCCGCGCCGGATTGGCCCAACAGCCCATCGAGGTAGAGACCTCGTTGACCGTCAAGTCCTCTCTGACCACCACGGAGGAGGTGCTGGTCTCGCGCAACGGACAAATCCTAGACGAACGCACCGTGGAGACCAAGGAAAACTTTAACCATCAGTCGCACCAGAAAGAGATCTGGCATCCTGTCAAGCAGCAGTCGGCCTTGGCGCGTGCCACTCCCGAGAATGCCCTCAAATACCGAACCACTTCGAATTCCACGTTCGCATCGCAGGCCACAGACTCGGACGAGCGTCCAGTTGATCCTTTGGGCCGGCAGCTGAACCAAACCTTCTCGAATGCTTCCCTTATGTCCAGCAGCTCTGCTATTACTGGATCCGATCAGGTCATCGGATCTGTATCATCCACCACTATTGGGGACAAAAGCTCGAATATAAGCAGCTGCGACTCCGGGCACGATGGCCTCTTCCACAGCGTGTCGATGAGTGCACCCTGGTCACATCCACGTGACACCTTAACCGACTCTTTGTACTGCGACATTCCCAGCTCCGCAGATGAGTCGGATGCGGTTTCTATCCTA ATCACAGAGCCATTCGATTGCCAAACAGCGCCAGTTTACGCCAAAGACATACCCAAGAAGGGCAACCTGGATTCGGTGGTCAACCTGCTTatcaataataatactaaGGATTTGCGGTTTGCCTTTCTGACCACTTCCCGCTTGTTTTCACCACCACACCAGCTGCTTTCCAAAATCATTGCCAAGATTGATAATGAGGAGGAAAACGTGTTACGACTTTTGAACGAATGGCTAGACACCTGTCCCGGGGACTTTAGCCATGAACTGCTATTGCAGGAGCTGGAAAATAAGCGTAATGTAAAAGGATTGGCAGCTTTTTTGGATGGAATTCCCCAAGCTTTGGCGCAAAAGGACGAAAATGGACGAAGTCAACTAAATAACCTGCTTACCAAGCAATCGTCGGCCAGCTCGTTGGGACGTCAGAGCAGTATTAAGTCGCTGAAACGCTTTGCCGCCAATGTCTACAAAACAGACAATGTGCTAAACAACTGCAGCAGTGCCTTCGAGTTGGCTCACCAACTTTATGCCATCGAGTACGCCTATCTGTCACAAATACGTCTTGAGGAGTTTGTGGAAATCCTCGAAAAGGATGAGCTGAAGACCTGCATAAGCCAAACCAAGGCGGGCACCTTGGGTTCGAATTGCATCAGCCAGGTGACAATCGACAGTTACGTGCAGTGGTTCAACCAGCTAAGCTACTTGACTGCAACGGAAATATTAAAG TTGGGCAAAAAGTCCCAGAGAGCACAAATGATCGACTTCTGGGTGGAAACAGCTCTGGAATGCTTTAACACAGGCAACTTCAACAGCTTGATGGCCATTCTAACAGCATTGAATCTTACTGCCATAGCTCGCCTAAAGAAAACG TGGGCCAAAGTGCAGACGACAAAGTTCGAGGGTTTGGAGCATCAAATGGATCCCAGTTCGAACTTTCTTAACTACAGATCCACCATGAAGGCAGCTGTTTGGCGTTCGGAAAGGGAAATGGCCAACGAAATTGAGCGTGCCATCATCCCATTCTTCTCGCTGTTCCTCAAAGATTTGCATGCCATTAACGAGAGCCATGAAACAAA ATTGGCCAACGGATACATAAACTTTGAGAAGTGCCTTCATTTGGGCACCCAGCTGCGGAATTTTGGCAAATGGCAGCGATTGGACTGTCCATACGAGCAGTTGCCTAGTGTGGTGTCCTACCTGTTGAAGGCGGAGGTGCTGAGCGAGGATCTTTTGATGAAGGCCTCCTACGAAAGCGAGCCACCCGAGACCGGCGAGGAGAAGGATCACTACAAGACGTTGAAAGCTGCAAGGAAATCGAACACATAA